The following proteins are co-located in the Acinetobacter sp. NCu2D-2 genome:
- a CDS encoding phosphoethanolamine transferase, with product MNNVVVVSSMLCSLFFIYKPLALFLLNIALCFIVLETFVVLKYKDFNEGILESILNTNKNELIEVLSKNLILILPAFLVILLVNFYISSQIQTNLKLGLLLLTPFFITVVASQLRLMRVDRKLKKYATNSSAFNVLNSLDKLDKNVISSIRTKYPILFGNLFYLVNYRGGDEVSFDADRDLLDCLKDEKTVKAKNIILVIGESAIPDRFSLYGYTGFLTTPKLSQWKNPIVLEGVHSLSNMTRTALPFLISYPQVNDFSKAYTCKNIFDIAKAKSVNTVWIGNQAIDSLFTSSYGPIAKCANLVLSRDYTSEGIPFNPKDDFDLLASIEAEFEKSAKQSNLNNLFVIHTVGSHAPYSIRVDKEDRAALKGADDYDLSIHHTDRFLDQVKGLADDTLEDYIFIYTSDHGEVVEDEGGGLEHGLTFGGYQQYKVPFIILNKSDFVLDTEKYRKSNGLYANDICSFLIAECLGYHVDEEFLARYTAVDQILHSDYRVYWYKDVPQPLKQHKIVA from the coding sequence GTGAACAATGTTGTCGTTGTTTCCTCTATGTTGTGCTCACTCTTTTTTATTTATAAACCTTTAGCCTTGTTTTTGTTGAACATTGCTTTATGTTTTATTGTGCTTGAAACTTTTGTAGTCTTAAAATACAAGGATTTTAATGAGGGTATTTTGGAGTCAATCTTAAATACCAACAAAAATGAATTGATCGAGGTGTTGAGTAAAAATTTAATCCTCATTCTTCCTGCATTCCTTGTCATTTTACTTGTTAATTTTTATATTTCTTCTCAAATACAAACCAATCTTAAACTTGGCTTGCTACTGTTGACGCCTTTTTTTATTACTGTAGTTGCATCACAACTACGTCTGATGCGTGTAGATAGAAAGTTAAAGAAATATGCAACAAATAGTAGTGCTTTTAATGTACTAAATTCTCTAGATAAGTTAGATAAGAATGTCATCTCTAGCATTAGAACGAAGTATCCGATACTTTTTGGGAATTTGTTTTATTTGGTCAATTATCGTGGTGGTGACGAGGTGAGTTTCGATGCAGATCGCGATTTACTTGATTGTTTGAAAGATGAAAAAACGGTAAAGGCTAAAAACATTATTTTGGTGATTGGGGAGTCTGCAATTCCTGATCGGTTTAGTCTTTATGGTTATACTGGATTTTTAACCACACCAAAACTGAGTCAATGGAAAAATCCTATTGTTTTAGAGGGTGTACATTCATTGTCAAATATGACAAGAACGGCATTACCTTTTTTAATTTCTTATCCTCAGGTTAATGATTTTTCAAAAGCATATACCTGTAAAAATATTTTTGACATCGCAAAAGCGAAATCCGTAAATACGGTGTGGATAGGAAATCAGGCCATTGATAGCCTATTTACATCAAGTTATGGCCCTATTGCGAAGTGTGCAAATCTAGTCCTCTCACGAGACTATACATCAGAAGGCATACCATTTAATCCTAAAGATGACTTTGACTTATTAGCCTCTATTGAAGCCGAGTTTGAGAAAAGTGCGAAACAATCCAATTTAAATAACTTATTTGTTATTCATACTGTTGGTAGTCATGCACCTTACTCAATTCGAGTTGATAAAGAAGATCGCGCTGCCTTAAAAGGCGCTGATGACTACGATTTATCAATTCACCATACCGATCGGTTTTTAGATCAAGTGAAAGGCTTGGCGGATGATACATTAGAAGACTATATTTTTATTTACACCTCAGATCATGGTGAAGTGGTGGAAGATGAAGGAGGTGGCTTAGAGCATGGTTTAACTTTCGGTGGCTATCAACAATACAAAGTGCCATTTATTATTCTAAACAAGAGTGATTTTGTTTTAGATACAGAAAAATATAGAAAGTCGAATGGTCTTTATGCTAATGATATTTGTTCATTCTTGATTGCTGAATGTTTGGGATATCACGTGGATGAGGAATTCCTTGCGAGATATACTGCAGTAGATCAAATTCTGCACTCTGATTATAGGGTTTATTGGTATAAAGATGTACCTCAGCCGCTGAAACAACATAAGATTGTAGCGTAG
- a CDS encoding lysophospholipid acyltransferase family protein codes for MYSFLKNFARLPLGFIQNLAKTAGSILYMTNSSARRVTEINLKSAYPLLSEQERDALVKASLKSQCMTYAESVKIWGSSSDYALSLIKEIHGQEIFFKALENPNGCLAVVPHFGTWELLNVWVNQHTSPVIMYKPSKNEDLNRFMLEARQRLNATLVPTDDTGVRALFKHLKQGGFSAILPDHVPKESGGIYSPFYNQNALSSTLLSKLAAKTQCSVIGLSCLRRKDLSGYDITVTELSKDILSKDIQLSVDTLNKEMERMINVAPEQYLWGYKRFRKIESAQKIYN; via the coding sequence ATGTATTCTTTCCTCAAAAATTTTGCTCGATTGCCACTTGGTTTTATTCAAAACTTAGCCAAAACTGCAGGGTCTATTTTATATATGACCAATTCTTCTGCACGTCGTGTGACTGAGATTAATCTTAAATCGGCTTATCCCTTATTAAGCGAGCAAGAACGCGATGCTTTGGTTAAAGCCAGCTTAAAAAGCCAGTGCATGACCTATGCAGAATCGGTAAAAATTTGGGGATCGAGTTCAGATTACGCCTTGAGTTTAATTAAAGAAATTCATGGACAAGAGATTTTCTTTAAGGCCCTAGAAAACCCAAATGGTTGCCTAGCTGTGGTGCCACATTTTGGTACATGGGAACTCCTTAATGTGTGGGTGAATCAACATACTTCACCTGTGATTATGTATAAACCCAGCAAAAACGAAGATTTAAATCGGTTTATGCTGGAAGCTCGTCAACGACTTAATGCCACTTTAGTACCAACGGATGATACTGGCGTAAGAGCACTATTTAAGCATTTAAAACAAGGTGGGTTTTCAGCCATTTTGCCTGATCATGTGCCCAAGGAAAGTGGTGGGATTTACTCCCCTTTCTATAACCAAAATGCTTTATCTTCTACGCTTTTGTCTAAACTTGCTGCAAAAACACAGTGTTCAGTGATTGGTCTAAGTTGCTTAAGACGTAAAGATTTATCAGGTTATGATATTACTGTAACTGAGCTTTCTAAAGATATTTTATCTAAGGATATACAGCTGTCTGTTGATACCCTGAATAAAGAAATGGAGCGCATGATTAATGTCGCTCCAGAACAGTACTTGTGGGGATATAAACGGTTTAGGAAAATAGAAAGCGCTCAAAAAATTTATAATTAA
- a CDS encoding DUF4184 family protein has product MPFTVSHAVIAHPISYLTGYRLPIAGLVIGSMAPDLYRLFTQEQSNLTHLWSSIFGITLWLGLGFSLLWYGLYRPVVYRCIGIQDPVILNTWKSAIKFIVLLIISLIIGIATHLIWDGLTHADFRTFAFREFLASTVQLFGQHYPMHRLLQLGSSALVLPLIAWSCLSYYRKFQQHLQVSRSIRYFRRGLVIVPFVAGLCAVLDYLRHLSSDLIRSDLYYFTGRMINEFSQTALIVFSLGCLLFLFLDRNHRLG; this is encoded by the coding sequence ATGCCTTTTACTGTGTCACATGCGGTGATTGCCCATCCTATCTCTTATCTTACTGGCTATCGACTCCCAATTGCGGGCTTAGTCATTGGCAGTATGGCACCCGACCTTTATCGATTATTTACTCAAGAACAATCTAATCTGACTCATCTTTGGAGCAGTATTTTTGGTATTACTTTATGGCTCGGTCTGGGGTTTAGCCTGCTGTGGTATGGGTTATATCGCCCTGTGGTATATCGTTGCATAGGCATACAAGATCCAGTTATATTGAATACATGGAAATCCGCTATCAAATTTATTGTTTTGCTCATTATTTCCTTGATAATTGGTATCGCAACACATTTGATTTGGGATGGATTAACCCATGCCGATTTTCGAACCTTTGCCTTTCGAGAGTTTTTAGCAAGTACAGTTCAACTCTTTGGGCAGCATTATCCAATGCATCGTCTACTGCAACTTGGCAGTTCTGCACTGGTTTTACCCTTAATTGCATGGTCTTGTCTAAGTTACTACCGTAAATTTCAGCAACATTTACAAGTCAGCCGCTCTATTCGATATTTCCGCCGAGGACTGGTTATCGTGCCATTTGTTGCTGGTTTGTGCGCTGTACTCGATTATCTTCGGCATTTATCTTCTGATCTGATTCGTTCTGATCTTTATTATTTTACTGGGCGTATGATTAATGAATTTAGTCAAACGGCATTGATTGTATTTAGCTTGGGATGCTTACTATTTTTATTCTTGGATCGGAACCACCGTTTAGGGTAA
- the znuD gene encoding zinc piracy TonB-dependent receptor ZnuD, producing the protein MAFHKNLITLSIFAMVTPTVFAQQDQQQPPVQTLETIHVQAHPLVQTAADFAVADHVIDQKALAERATTIGDALAGELGVYSNQYGSGSSRPVIRGQDGPRVKVLQHASETADVSSLSPDHAVTVDPILAKQVEVIRGPSTLLYAAGTVGGLVNVTDQKIPTQMPENDLDGTVGVRYNSGSDEKLASAGVTAGIGENFALRVEGTKRKANDYIAHQGYFTEHEHHHEGEEPELHREKARRVDNTFAEGETINIGGSWIHDRGFVGVSYSNRQDQYGLPGHSHEYESCAVNGNALIGCGEDQDEEGHHHGGPWVDLKSERYALRTELAEPFAGFQKLRAHASYTDYKHNEIEENEVLTTFKSQGYDARLELVHNPIADWEGVFGTQYNRQKLNISGEESLMAPNTTEKWSVFGLEHKQFADVHVELGARIDQQKIDIDSAQKDFSDTAFSGSAAANWAFAPNYKLSLVGSHQQRLPQAQELYANGKHFATNTFERGNPNLDVEKSNNLELGLHYEGDQLDYHVHVYHNWYDNYIYAATTAREDNFRLVDYTQDKAKFYGAEAQVGYAINDTYKVSVFGDYVRGKIDSDNAPRVPAGRLGTKVESDFADGWSGMAEYYHVFNQDKIADYETVTQGYNMVNVGLSYANTFADKNAYRVYLKANNLLDDQVYSHTSFLSNIPQVGRNFTVGLEYNF; encoded by the coding sequence ATGGCGTTTCATAAGAACTTAATTACACTCTCTATTTTTGCGATGGTTACACCAACGGTATTTGCACAACAAGATCAACAGCAACCACCTGTACAAACGCTTGAAACTATTCATGTTCAAGCCCATCCATTGGTACAAACTGCAGCAGATTTTGCAGTAGCAGATCATGTCATTGATCAAAAAGCCTTAGCAGAGCGAGCAACGACCATTGGTGATGCTTTAGCAGGTGAGTTGGGGGTATATTCAAATCAATATGGTTCGGGCTCGAGCCGCCCGGTAATTCGTGGTCAAGATGGGCCTCGTGTCAAAGTACTACAACATGCCTCTGAAACAGCTGACGTATCAAGTTTATCGCCAGACCATGCTGTAACTGTCGATCCGATCTTGGCGAAACAAGTCGAAGTGATTCGTGGTCCATCGACTTTACTTTATGCTGCTGGAACTGTCGGTGGTTTAGTGAATGTTACCGATCAAAAAATTCCAACCCAAATGCCTGAAAATGACTTAGATGGCACAGTCGGTGTGCGCTATAACTCAGGCAGTGATGAGAAACTAGCAAGCGCAGGTGTAACAGCAGGGATCGGTGAAAACTTTGCACTACGTGTTGAAGGGACAAAGCGTAAAGCAAATGACTATATCGCACATCAAGGTTATTTCACTGAACACGAACATCACCATGAAGGTGAAGAACCTGAACTGCATCGCGAAAAAGCACGTCGTGTCGACAATACTTTTGCTGAAGGTGAAACGATCAATATTGGTGGTTCATGGATTCATGATCGTGGTTTTGTTGGTGTTTCTTATAGCAATCGCCAAGATCAATATGGTTTGCCAGGACATAGTCACGAATATGAAAGCTGTGCCGTCAATGGTAATGCTTTAATTGGCTGTGGGGAAGATCAGGATGAAGAAGGACATCATCATGGCGGACCTTGGGTTGATCTAAAGTCAGAACGTTATGCTCTACGTACTGAATTAGCAGAACCTTTTGCAGGTTTTCAAAAATTACGTGCCCATGCCAGTTATACCGACTATAAGCACAATGAAATTGAAGAAAATGAAGTCCTGACCACTTTTAAAAGCCAAGGTTATGATGCACGCCTTGAGCTAGTACATAATCCGATTGCTGATTGGGAAGGGGTGTTTGGTACACAATATAATCGCCAAAAATTGAATATTTCAGGTGAAGAATCGTTAATGGCGCCCAATACTACTGAGAAATGGAGTGTATTTGGTTTAGAACATAAACAGTTTGCTGATGTACATGTTGAGCTTGGTGCGCGTATTGATCAGCAAAAAATTGACATTGATTCAGCACAAAAAGATTTTAGCGATACTGCATTTTCAGGTTCAGCAGCCGCAAATTGGGCGTTTGCACCCAATTATAAATTATCCTTAGTAGGCTCACATCAACAACGTCTACCACAGGCGCAAGAGCTTTATGCCAATGGTAAACACTTTGCGACCAATACATTTGAACGCGGCAATCCAAATTTGGATGTAGAGAAATCCAACAATCTTGAGCTTGGTCTACATTATGAAGGGGATCAGTTGGATTACCACGTACATGTTTATCACAACTGGTATGACAACTATATTTATGCGGCGACTACTGCGCGTGAAGATAATTTCCGTCTTGTTGATTACACCCAAGATAAAGCCAAATTCTACGGTGCAGAAGCTCAAGTAGGCTATGCCATCAATGACACTTATAAAGTCAGTGTGTTTGGGGATTATGTACGCGGTAAAATTGACAGTGATAATGCACCAAGAGTACCTGCTGGACGTTTAGGAACGAAAGTTGAATCTGATTTTGCAGATGGTTGGAGTGGTATGGCGGAGTATTACCATGTATTTAACCAAGACAAAATTGCGGATTATGAAACTGTAACGCAAGGCTATAATATGGTGAATGTCGGACTCAGTTATGCCAATACCTTTGCAGATAAAAATGCCTATCGTGTGTATTTAAAAGCGAATAATCTGCTGGATGACCAAGTGTATTCACACACATCGTTCTTATCGAATATTCCACAGGTAGGTCGTAATTTTACTGTAGGTTTAGAATATAACTTCTAA
- a CDS encoding glycosyltransferase: MKKKVVLAIFTLQGNGAERFALTLAKGINDAGHEAHIVYFKNIIDLPIPEGVRTHFFNYQKFRAIPKFMRPGLAAKAFDSFVRKHIGEPDLVLSNLFPVDFILSRSSLPNVHMVIHNTTSQEYAGRLDAKMLEQLKKVYLSKLCVAVSQGVEQDFREIFGENSRITTIYNPIDIAAVQAAAAEFQPDLPARYLVNVGKFKQQKRHDILIRAYAKAHIDLPLVLVGTGELMAENEKLAQDLGVADQVHFLGFQKNPYPYIQAATAMVVSSDFEGFSIAILEALALGTPVISTDCPSGPREVLPENCLVPVQDVDALAAKLRAVAQGDVEVQSHLDALFLIETAVTHYLSLQEI, translated from the coding sequence ATGAAAAAAAAGGTCGTATTAGCGATTTTTACTTTACAGGGTAATGGGGCAGAACGTTTTGCATTAACTCTAGCAAAAGGGATTAATGATGCAGGTCATGAAGCTCATATCGTTTATTTTAAAAATATAATTGACTTGCCAATACCTGAGGGTGTGCGAACTCACTTTTTTAATTATCAAAAGTTTCGTGCTATTCCAAAATTTATGCGTCCGGGCCTTGCCGCTAAAGCATTTGACAGTTTTGTCCGCAAGCACATTGGTGAGCCTGATTTAGTCTTATCCAATCTTTTTCCAGTAGATTTTATTTTAAGTCGCAGTAGCTTACCCAATGTGCATATGGTCATTCATAATACGACGAGTCAGGAATATGCCGGTCGTTTAGATGCCAAAATGCTGGAACAATTAAAAAAGGTTTATCTATCCAAACTGTGTGTTGCGGTGAGTCAAGGCGTGGAGCAGGATTTTCGTGAGATTTTTGGTGAAAACAGCCGTATTACGACGATTTATAATCCAATTGATATCGCAGCAGTTCAAGCGGCAGCAGCAGAATTTCAGCCGGATTTACCTGCACGTTATTTAGTGAATGTTGGCAAGTTTAAACAGCAAAAACGCCACGATATTTTGATTCGTGCCTATGCCAAAGCACACATCGATCTACCTTTAGTCTTGGTGGGTACAGGTGAGTTGATGGCTGAAAATGAGAAACTTGCTCAAGACCTAGGGGTCGCAGATCAAGTGCATTTTCTCGGCTTTCAAAAAAATCCATATCCTTATATTCAAGCCGCGACGGCGATGGTGGTGTCTTCTGATTTTGAGGGCTTTAGTATTGCGATTTTGGAAGCCTTGGCGTTGGGTACACCAGTCATCAGCACGGACTGTCCTTCTGGGCCACGGGAAGTTCTGCCTGAAAATTGTCTAGTACCCGTGCAAGATGTCGATGCATTAGCAGCCAAGTTACGTGCTGTCGCACAAGGCGATGTTGAAGTGCAAAGCCATTTAGATGCACTGTTTTTAATTGAAACAGCAGTTACACACTATTTAAGTCTACAAGAAATTTAA
- the aspS gene encoding aspartate--tRNA ligase, producing the protein MMRTHYCGSLTEAQIDQTVTLCGWVHRRRDHGGVIFLDMRDRDGLVQVVIDPDTPEAFATADKARSEFVLKITGRVRRRYAGTENANMTSGQIEVLGKEIEVLAGSETPPFPLNDDNTNISEEVRLKYRFLDIRRPEMLDRLRFRSKLTNLIRNYFEENGFLDVETPILTRATPEGARDYLVPSRVSNGSFYALPQSPQLFKQLLMVGGIDRYYQIAKCFRDEDLRADRQPEFTQIDVETSFMSDDDIMDLMERLTVKMFKELLNVQFDKFPRMTYADAMRDYASDKPDLRIPLKLVDVADMMQDVEFKVFAGPAKDPKGRIVALRVPGAGALPRSQIDEYTKFVGIYGAKGLAYIKVNELEKGIEGLQSPIVKFIEPIVLDLLKRVGAENGDIVFFGADKAKIVNDAMGALRIKVGHDMKLATCEWAPLWVVDFPMFEETDDGKWTSVHHPFTLPKSSVEEVKNNPGAALSVAYDMVLNGTEIGGGSLRIYNLEMQKAIFEALGISEEEAEEKFSFLLNALKFGAPPHGGLAFGLDRLVMLMTGASSIRDVIAFPKTKTAECPLTQAPAPVESTQLRDLGIRLREKPKAESQE; encoded by the coding sequence ATGATGCGAACTCATTACTGCGGTTCTTTAACCGAAGCTCAAATTGACCAAACCGTAACATTATGCGGTTGGGTTCACCGTCGCCGTGACCACGGTGGTGTTATCTTCCTTGACATGCGTGACCGTGATGGTCTTGTTCAAGTGGTTATTGACCCAGATACTCCTGAAGCATTCGCAACTGCGGACAAAGCACGTTCAGAATTCGTATTAAAAATTACAGGCCGTGTACGTCGTCGTTACGCAGGTACTGAAAACGCGAATATGACTAGCGGTCAAATCGAAGTTCTTGGTAAAGAAATCGAAGTGCTTGCTGGTTCAGAAACTCCGCCATTCCCATTGAATGACGACAATACAAATATTTCTGAAGAAGTACGTTTGAAATATCGTTTCTTGGATATCCGTCGTCCAGAAATGTTAGATCGTCTTCGTTTCCGTTCTAAATTGACTAACTTGATTCGTAACTACTTCGAAGAAAATGGTTTCTTAGACGTTGAAACACCAATTTTAACGCGTGCGACTCCTGAAGGTGCACGTGACTATTTAGTGCCAAGCCGTGTTTCTAACGGTAGCTTCTATGCGCTTCCACAATCTCCACAGCTATTTAAACAGTTGTTGATGGTGGGTGGTATTGATCGTTACTACCAAATTGCTAAATGTTTCCGTGATGAAGACTTACGTGCTGACCGTCAGCCTGAATTCACCCAAATCGACGTTGAAACATCGTTCATGAGTGACGATGACATTATGGATTTGATGGAACGTTTAACTGTTAAGATGTTCAAAGAACTTCTAAACGTTCAATTCGACAAGTTCCCGCGTATGACTTATGCAGATGCAATGCGTGACTATGCATCTGACAAACCTGACTTACGTATTCCTTTGAAACTCGTTGACGTTGCAGACATGATGCAAGACGTTGAGTTCAAAGTATTCGCAGGTCCTGCAAAAGATCCTAAAGGCCGTATCGTTGCGCTTCGCGTACCAGGTGCTGGCGCGCTTCCACGTAGCCAAATCGACGAATACACTAAATTCGTGGGTATCTACGGTGCGAAAGGCTTGGCTTACATCAAAGTCAACGAACTTGAAAAAGGTATTGAAGGTCTTCAATCTCCTATCGTTAAATTCATCGAGCCAATCGTGCTTGATCTATTGAAACGTGTTGGCGCTGAAAATGGCGATATCGTCTTCTTCGGTGCAGATAAAGCGAAAATCGTAAACGATGCGATGGGTGCTTTACGTATCAAAGTCGGTCATGACATGAAACTTGCAACTTGCGAGTGGGCACCACTTTGGGTTGTTGACTTCCCAATGTTTGAAGAAACTGACGATGGTAAATGGACATCTGTTCACCACCCATTCACGCTTCCTAAATCAAGCGTTGAAGAAGTGAAGAACAATCCAGGTGCGGCATTGTCTGTTGCTTACGATATGGTATTGAACGGTACTGAAATCGGTGGTGGTTCACTTCGTATTTATAACCTAGAAATGCAAAAAGCGATCTTCGAAGCGCTTGGTATTTCTGAAGAAGAAGCAGAAGAGAAATTCAGCTTCTTACTTAACGCGTTGAAATTCGGTGCGCCTCCTCACGGTGGTTTGGCATTCGGCCTTGACCGTCTAGTCATGTTGATGACTGGTGCATCTTCAATCCGTGACGTGATTGCATTCCCGAAAACCAAAACTGCTGAATGTCCATTGACTCAAGCACCTGCACCAGTTGAATCAACTCAACTGCGTGATTTGGGTATTCGCTTACGTGAAAAACCAAAAGCTGAATCTCAAGAATAA
- a CDS encoding polysaccharide pyruvyl transferase family protein encodes MITVYDTACGSLNMGDEIIMDAVMMHLESLFSHEQFCRYPTHYALAAKTLKKAWQNPLAFVGGTNLLRNYWRFRARKNQWSIGFFDGFKMQPAILMGAGWNSYAEKPEWKAKVFYNNALSKQYLHSVRDQYTLEKLKACGIENVINTGCPTLWQLTPEHLKQIPSQKAQSVVFTLTDYSRDIEADVQLIQCLKEHYLSLYFWAQGSEDNQYFDQLAEQHPELFNGIVRIATNLNAYNTLLKDHEIDFIGTRLHAGIRALQLKKRVIIIGIDNRAIEMHRDFNLPVVERHDLTLLKQRINMQWQPEIHLPFDAIAHWKSQFVN; translated from the coding sequence ATGATTACAGTTTACGATACAGCATGTGGTTCTCTAAATATGGGGGATGAAATCATCATGGATGCAGTGATGATGCATTTGGAATCTCTATTTAGTCATGAGCAATTCTGTCGTTACCCAACACATTATGCATTGGCAGCCAAAACCTTAAAAAAAGCATGGCAAAACCCATTGGCCTTTGTTGGGGGAACCAATTTACTGCGTAATTATTGGCGTTTTCGTGCCCGTAAAAACCAATGGTCGATTGGCTTTTTTGATGGCTTTAAGATGCAACCTGCCATTTTAATGGGGGCTGGTTGGAATAGCTATGCAGAAAAACCTGAATGGAAAGCGAAAGTTTTTTATAACAATGCGCTGTCTAAACAGTATCTACATTCTGTACGTGATCAGTACACCTTAGAGAAACTAAAAGCGTGTGGTATTGAAAATGTGATCAATACGGGCTGTCCAACCTTGTGGCAGCTAACCCCTGAACATCTCAAGCAGATCCCAAGTCAAAAAGCGCAGTCAGTGGTCTTTACTTTAACAGACTATAGCCGTGATATTGAGGCCGATGTACAGTTGATTCAGTGTCTCAAAGAGCACTATTTAAGCTTATACTTTTGGGCACAAGGCTCGGAAGATAATCAATATTTCGATCAACTTGCAGAGCAGCATCCTGAACTGTTCAATGGCATTGTGCGTATAGCAACGAATTTAAATGCCTATAATACGTTATTAAAAGATCATGAGATTGATTTTATCGGTACACGCCTACATGCTGGGATTCGCGCTCTACAATTAAAGAAACGCGTGATTATTATTGGTATTGATAATCGTGCTATAGAAATGCATAGAGATTTTAATCTGCCAGTTGTAGAACGCCATGATCTAACCTTATTGAAACAACGGATTAATATGCAATGGCAGCCCGAGATTCATTTGCCGTTTGATGCGATCGCGCATTGGAAAAGTCAATTTGTAAATTGA
- a CDS encoding glycosyltransferase family 25 protein → MELLIINLPKSKERRVFQEQQFLKVGIQPTFLQAVSIDQISEEQFNAEAFGWQRPLKKVELACFLSHKKAWQQVVDRNQPMLILEDDAVVVSDIVQLLEDIQSQTLNLCPDLINLEVRSRKKIVSKKPACHLNSSGYKLLDLFQERTGTGGYILFPTGAQKLLEKAAHSAAATADAFIFSTYNLNAYQVEPAALIQEDQMIAYGLSDTENFESTIGRSENFKPTYKSVYEKKMFRKRRVMGQLQMACRYLQVLFKAEKRFIFLDKSRF, encoded by the coding sequence ATGGAATTATTAATTATTAATTTACCTAAATCTAAGGAACGACGTGTCTTTCAAGAACAACAATTTTTAAAAGTTGGGATTCAACCTACTTTTTTACAAGCTGTGTCGATAGATCAGATTTCAGAAGAGCAATTTAATGCGGAAGCTTTCGGATGGCAGCGACCGTTAAAAAAAGTAGAGTTAGCTTGCTTTCTAAGTCATAAAAAAGCATGGCAACAGGTTGTAGATCGTAATCAACCTATGCTTATTTTAGAAGATGATGCTGTCGTGGTAAGTGATATTGTGCAACTTCTAGAAGATATACAATCTCAAACCTTAAATTTATGTCCTGATCTAATTAATCTCGAAGTTAGAAGTCGTAAAAAAATCGTAAGTAAAAAGCCAGCTTGTCATTTAAATAGTTCAGGGTACAAATTATTAGACTTGTTCCAAGAGAGAACAGGAACAGGGGGCTATATATTGTTCCCAACTGGTGCGCAAAAACTTTTGGAAAAAGCGGCTCATTCTGCAGCTGCTACAGCAGATGCTTTTATTTTCAGTACCTATAATTTAAATGCTTATCAGGTTGAACCAGCAGCATTGATACAAGAAGATCAAATGATTGCGTATGGCTTATCAGATACTGAAAACTTTGAATCAACGATTGGTCGCTCTGAAAATTTCAAGCCTACTTATAAGTCTGTATATGAAAAGAAAATGTTTAGGAAGCGCCGTGTTATGGGGCAATTGCAAATGGCGTGTCGTTATTTACAAGTACTATTTAAGGCAGAAAAGCGTTTTATATTTTTAGATAAAAGCCGATTTTAA
- a CDS encoding diacylglycerol kinase: MSNYSSFKGKTGLKRIINATLYSLSGFKAAYLNEAAFRQIVLLNIILIPMSFTLNVSSAERALMVAVCLFAIIVELFNSAIEAVVDRISLEKHELSKNAKDMGSAAQFVALTMIFSTWMIILL, encoded by the coding sequence ATGAGCAATTATTCATCTTTTAAAGGTAAAACTGGTTTAAAAAGGATTATTAATGCAACACTGTATTCATTAAGTGGCTTTAAAGCTGCATATTTAAATGAAGCTGCATTTCGACAAATTGTACTACTTAATATAATTCTTATACCTATGAGCTTTACTTTAAATGTATCATCGGCTGAAAGAGCATTAATGGTTGCAGTATGCTTATTTGCCATCATTGTCGAACTTTTTAATTCTGCAATTGAAGCCGTAGTAGATCGTATTTCACTAGAAAAGCATGAGTTGTCAAAAAATGCAAAGGACATGGGGAGTGCCGCTCAGTTTGTTGCATTAACAATGATATTTTCTACATGGATGATCATACTTTTGTGA